The Fusobacterium sp. DD2 genomic interval TCAAAGCTATTTCTTTCGTATAGCTCTTCAAATTCATTTAAAATAGAAGTAATTTCTTCATGCTTTTTCTCTCCAATAAAATGATAATTCCATTCAATTCCTGAGATAAGAGCAGAATATGAAATATTAGAAGAACCGATAAAGACTTCGATGTTATCTCCAGTTTTAAAAATATAAGTTTTAGGATGAAAGGATCTGTTTTCCCTGTTTTCAAAAATCTTAACTCCTGGGATTTCAAGAAGTCTGTAGAGAGCATTTGGTTCTGTTACACTCATATAGTTGCTTGTTAGTATTTTTATAGTTTTTCCTTGATTTTTAGCTTCAATTAGTTCTGGAATAAGTAGTTTTAAACCAGAGTCCCGAATAAATGATACGTTCATTATTATTTCATCTGAATTATTAATAGAATTTTTTAAAGCATTATACATTGTATTTTTATTGTTACAGATAAGCATTCTTTCCCCACCTCCGTAAATTACTTACATTTTAACATAGATATAAGTGCAATGATATAAAGTTTTATATAATTATCTAGTAGAAATTTTTTTTCGTTTTTTAAAATAATAACAAAACTCCTTTCAGAACCATTGATTATAGTTAATTAATCCTATTTATATGAAAGTTGTAAACTTTTTTCATTGGAAAATATTATTGATTAAATTATGGTCATAAAGTATAATAGGACTAACAGAAAAGGAATTGGGAGGAAAGGATAGAAATGAAAAAATTTCAAATGCCAGATACATATGTAATCATCTTTATAGTTGTATTATTTGCAGCATTACTTACTCATACTGTTCCAGTAGGTAAGTTCCAGATGCAAAAAGTAACTTATAAGACAGAGCAGGGTGTAGAAAAAAGTAAAAACGTTCCTATAGCAGGAAGTTTTAGTTACGAACTTGATAAACAGGGACAACCACTTGTAAAAGGAATCAAATTCTTTGAACCAGGTGGAGAAGTAGGAGTATCAAATTACATCTATGAAGGAATCACAAGCGGTGACAAATGGGGTACTGCAGTTGGGGTAATAGCTTTCATACTTGTAATTGGAGGTTCTTTTGGAATAATCTTAAAAACAAAAGCAGTAGAAGCAGGACTTATGTCTTTGATTAAGAAGACTAAAGGTTCAGAAATACTTCTTTTGGGACTTGTGTTTACATGTTTCTCACTAGGAGGAGCAGTATTCGGAATGGGAGAAGAAACGATACCATTTGCAATGGTACTTATACCAATAGTAATAGGAATGGGATATGACGCTGTAACAGGTGTACTAATAAGTTATGTTGCTACACAGATTGGATTTGCTACATCATGGATGAACCCATTCAGTGTTGCAATAGCACAGGGAGTTGCTGGAATTCCAGTACTTTCAGCTTCTTGGTTTAGAATTCCTATGTGGATATTCTTTACAGGGTTTGGAGTATTATATACTATGAGATATGCTCGTAGAGTAAAGAAAGATCCAAAATATTCAATCTCTTATGAAACAGATGCTTACTATAGAGAAGGATTTGAAGAGGATGAAAAGAAAAATCTTGAATTTACATTAGGACATAAACTAGTATTATTAA includes:
- the yfcC gene encoding putative basic amino acid antiporter YfcC, which gives rise to MKKFQMPDTYVIIFIVVLFAALLTHTVPVGKFQMQKVTYKTEQGVEKSKNVPIAGSFSYELDKQGQPLVKGIKFFEPGGEVGVSNYIYEGITSGDKWGTAVGVIAFILVIGGSFGIILKTKAVEAGLMSLIKKTKGSEILLLGLVFTCFSLGGAVFGMGEETIPFAMVLIPIVIGMGYDAVTGVLISYVATQIGFATSWMNPFSVAIAQGVAGIPVLSASWFRIPMWIFFTGFGVLYTMRYARRVKKDPKYSISYETDAYYREGFEEDEKKNLEFTLGHKLVLLTVVVGVIWVIYGVVKEGYYLPEIATQFVIMGILSGIIGVIFKLEGMRVNDIATSFRSGVEDLVGAAIVVGMAKGIVLVLGGTSAGEPSVLNTILNWVANGLTGLPSVLSAWFMYVFQSIFNFFVVSGSGQAALTMPLMAPLADLVGVTRQVAVLAFQLGDGFTNLIVPTSGLLIAILGVAKIEWTTWAKFQIKFQTILFVLGSIWIFVAMAIHLQ